Proteins from a genomic interval of Yoonia sp. GPGPB17:
- the comE gene encoding sulfopyruvate decarboxylase subunit beta, which produces MIRSEILREIAPILHDNLVVCNIGLPSQELHMIDDNAKNFYMLGTMGLSSSIGLGLALAQDKTVISIDGDGSVLTNLGTLPTIANNVADNFILLIIDNGSYGSTGDQPTYAGKKTKLENVAKACGCENVVVCDDVDTGKVLQDAIDSKQMTIIVSKCDSGNIKLPVITMDPVVIRDRFMKAVAS; this is translated from the coding sequence ATGATCCGTTCAGAAATCCTACGCGAAATCGCACCTATCCTGCATGACAATCTGGTTGTCTGTAACATCGGTCTACCCAGCCAAGAGCTGCACATGATCGACGACAATGCCAAGAACTTTTACATGCTGGGCACAATGGGCCTGTCCTCGTCCATCGGTCTTGGCCTTGCGCTGGCACAGGACAAGACTGTCATCTCGATAGATGGTGACGGTTCTGTTCTGACGAACCTTGGCACGCTGCCAACCATTGCCAACAACGTAGCGGATAACTTCATCTTGTTGATCATCGACAATGGGTCCTACGGCTCTACCGGCGACCAGCCGACCTATGCTGGCAAGAAAACCAAGCTCGAGAACGTCGCAAAGGCCTGTGGCTGCGAAAACGTTGTGGTTTGTGACGATGTGGACACCGGCAAGGTCCTGCAAGACGCCATCGACAGCAAGCAGATGACCATCATCGTCAGCAAATGTGACAGCGGCAACATCAAGCTGCCGGTGATCACGATGGACCCTGTTGTTATCCGTGATCGCTTCATGAAGGCCGTGGCCAGCTAA
- the comD gene encoding sulfopyruvate decarboxylase subunit alpha yields MSISRRIVDDFVANDVSFITTVPCKQLAGVIDEVEARPEIFHIPSNKEDEGMGLCAGAFMGGKRPAIIMQNTAIGVTINTLATLTQYYRMPLPMLISYRGELREPVACQVEMAVHTKALLNQMNIPTYHFHKEEDADELDAILKYTFMCNKPVAILTDASFWGGYGDQ; encoded by the coding sequence TTGAGTATCAGCAGACGAATCGTGGATGACTTTGTCGCCAACGATGTATCCTTCATCACCACTGTGCCGTGTAAGCAGCTGGCCGGTGTGATCGACGAAGTCGAAGCACGCCCCGAAATCTTCCACATCCCGTCCAACAAAGAAGACGAGGGCATGGGTCTTTGCGCCGGTGCCTTCATGGGTGGTAAACGCCCTGCGATCATAATGCAGAACACAGCGATTGGTGTAACCATCAACACGCTGGCGACGCTGACACAGTATTACCGCATGCCATTGCCGATGCTGATCAGCTACCGCGGTGAGCTGCGCGAGCCCGTGGCCTGTCAGGTCGAGATGGCCGTGCATACCAAGGCGCTGCTGAACCAGATGAACATCCCGACTTATCACTTCCATAAGGAAGAAGATGCGGATGAGTTGGATGCGATCCTGAAATACACTTTCATGTGCAACAAACCTGTGGCGATCCTGACGGATGCGTCCTTCTGGGGAGGCTACGGCGACCAATGA
- a CDS encoding universal stress protein: MYKHIIVPMALNHGIAETTMEIARTLLTDGGKITALHVHEAPNNSVGAYVEQSVMDNAFKSAKAEMDKRVAAMDGVDAVTVKGHSGRTIVDTATSLKADCIVLGSHKPGLIDYLLGSTAARVVQHAPCAVHVARYPN; the protein is encoded by the coding sequence ATGTACAAGCACATCATCGTTCCAATGGCGCTGAACCACGGCATTGCAGAAACAACAATGGAGATCGCGCGCACGCTTTTGACTGATGGCGGCAAGATCACCGCCCTGCACGTGCATGAAGCCCCCAACAACTCGGTTGGCGCCTATGTTGAACAATCGGTCATGGATAACGCCTTTAAGAGCGCCAAAGCCGAAATGGACAAGCGCGTTGCGGCGATGGACGGCGTCGACGCGGTGACAGTAAAAGGTCACAGCGGTCGCACCATTGTCGATACAGCAACCAGCTTGAAGGCCGATTGCATCGTGCTGGGTTCACATAAACCTGGTTTGATCGACTACCTTCTTGGATCGACCGCAGCGCGCGTCGTACAGCACGCACCTTGTGCTGTGCACGTGGCCCGCTACCCCAATTAG